One segment of Fusarium oxysporum f. sp. lycopersici 4287 chromosome 7, whole genome shotgun sequence DNA contains the following:
- a CDS encoding mannan endo-1,6-alpha-mannosidase produces the protein MKSIFSTGAVALLASTGFVNAQSPYSIASTADIKKSAKQLAADLITYYHGNDPGGIPGILPGPPPNGDYYWWEGGAMWGTYMDYWKCTGDSTYNKLVMQAMQFQVGDDQDYQPANVTLSLGNDDQGFWGMSAMLAAELDFPNPASDQPGWLALAQAVFNTQANPDRHDSTCNGGLRWQIPRTNNGYDYKNSIANGCFFNLGARLARYTGNKTYSDWAEKTWDWMEGVGFLDPTTYKIYDGAHVGTNCTDINKAQFSYNSGVFLQGAAFMYNHTNGEQKWKDRVSKLVDATISNFFPKDIAVEIACENHGTCTTDMYSFKGYVHRWMSQATHLAPFIKPKILPVLQTSTEAAIKQCTGGDTKRVCGFKWASGVYDGKTGAGQQMNVLAAVSSLLMENTPPPVTAKTGGTSKGNPNAGNVGDGKIDRTYKPLTTADRAGAGIITFLVLSFACGIFGWMSMGK, from the exons ATGAAGTCCATTTTTTCAACCGGCGCCGTTGCGCTTTTGGCCTCAACGGGTTTCGTTAACGCCCAGTCGCCTTATAGCATTGCATCCACAG CCGACATCAAGAAGTCAGCCAAGCAACTCGCTGCTGACTTGATCACATACTACCACGGAAACGACCCTGGCGGTATTCCTGGTATTCTGCCTGGTCCTCCTCCCAATGGTGACTACTACTGGTGGGAAGGTGGTGCTATGTGGGGGACGTATATGGATTACTGGAAGTGCACCGGCGATTCTACCTACAACAAATTGGTGATGCAGGCCATGCAGTTCCAAGTCGGCGATGATCAGGACTACCAACCCGCCAACGTTACTCTGTCCCTCGGAAACGACGATCAAGGCTTCTGGGGAATGTCCGCCATGTTGGCTGCTGAGCTGGACTTCCCCAACCCTGCTTCAGACCAGCCTGGATGGCTTGCCCTCGCTCAGGCCGTTTTCAACACTCAGGCCAATCCTGATCGACATGACAGCACTTGCAACGGTGGTCTTCGATGGCAAATTCCTCGAACTAACAACGGTTACGACTACAAGAACA GTATTGCAAACGGatgcttcttcaacttgggTGCCCGACTTGCTCGCTACACTGGCAACAAGACTTATTCCGACTGGGCTGAGAAGACCTGGGACTGGATGGAGGGCGTCGGTTTCCTTGACCCTACCACTTATAAGATTTATGACGGTGCTCATGTCGGAACTAACTGTACcgatatcaacaaggctCAGTTCTCTTATAACTCTGGTGTCTTCCTCCAAGGCGCTGCTTTCATGTACAACCAT ACCAATGGTGAGCAGAAATGGAAGGACCGTGTAAGCAAATTGGTCGACGCTACTATCAGCAACTTCTTCCCCAAGGATATCGCTGTGGAGATTGCCTGCGAGAACCACGGCACCTGCACCACCGATATGTACTCATTCAAGGGCTACGTCCACCGTTGGATGTCTCAGGCAACACATCTCGCTCCCTTTATCAAGCCAAAGATTCTTCCTGTTCTCCAGACATCAACCGAAGCTGCCATCAAGCAATGTACTGGAGGAGACACAAAGCGTGTTTGCGGCTTTAAGTGGGCCAGCGGTGTCTATGATGGCAAGACAGGTGCCGGTCAGCAGATGAACGTCCTTGCTGCCGTTTCGTCTCTTCTCATGGAGAACACACCTCCTCCTGTCACGGCCAAGACTGGAGGTACCTCCAAGGGTAACCCCAACGCCGGCAATGTCGGAGACGGCAAGATTGATAGGACCTACAAGCCTTTGACCACTGCAGACAGGGCTGGTGCTGGTATCATCACTTTCTTGGTTCTGTCCTTCGCATGCGGCATCTTCGGCTGGATGAGCATGGGCAAATAG
- a CDS encoding mannan endo-1,6-alpha-mannosidase, with translation MWGTYMDYWKCTGDSTYNKLVMQAMQFQVGDDQDYQPANVTLSLGNDDQGFWGMSAMLAAELDFPNPASDQPGWLALAQAVFNTQANPDRHDSTCNGGLRWQIPRTNNGYDYKNSIANGCFFNLGARLARYTGNKTYSDWAEKTWDWMEGVGFLDPTTYKIYDGAHVGTNCTDINKAQFSYNSGVFLQGAAFMYNHTNGEQKWKDRVSKLVDATISNFFPKDIAVEIACENHGTCTTDMYSFKGYVHRWMSQATHLAPFIKPKILPVLQTSTEAAIKQCTGGDTKRVCGFKWASGVYDGKTGAGQQMNVLAAVSSLLMENTPPPVTAKTGGTSKGNPNAGNVGDGKIDRTYKPLTTADRAGAGIITFLVLSFACGIFGWMSMGK, from the exons ATGTGGGGGACGTATATGGATTACTGGAAGTGCACCGGCGATTCTACCTACAACAAATTGGTGATGCAGGCCATGCAGTTCCAAGTCGGCGATGATCAGGACTACCAACCCGCCAACGTTACTCTGTCCCTCGGAAACGACGATCAAGGCTTCTGGGGAATGTCCGCCATGTTGGCTGCTGAGCTGGACTTCCCCAACCCTGCTTCAGACCAGCCTGGATGGCTTGCCCTCGCTCAGGCCGTTTTCAACACTCAGGCCAATCCTGATCGACATGACAGCACTTGCAACGGTGGTCTTCGATGGCAAATTCCTCGAACTAACAACGGTTACGACTACAAGAACA GTATTGCAAACGGatgcttcttcaacttgggTGCCCGACTTGCTCGCTACACTGGCAACAAGACTTATTCCGACTGGGCTGAGAAGACCTGGGACTGGATGGAGGGCGTCGGTTTCCTTGACCCTACCACTTATAAGATTTATGACGGTGCTCATGTCGGAACTAACTGTACcgatatcaacaaggctCAGTTCTCTTATAACTCTGGTGTCTTCCTCCAAGGCGCTGCTTTCATGTACAACCAT ACCAATGGTGAGCAGAAATGGAAGGACCGTGTAAGCAAATTGGTCGACGCTACTATCAGCAACTTCTTCCCCAAGGATATCGCTGTGGAGATTGCCTGCGAGAACCACGGCACCTGCACCACCGATATGTACTCATTCAAGGGCTACGTCCACCGTTGGATGTCTCAGGCAACACATCTCGCTCCCTTTATCAAGCCAAAGATTCTTCCTGTTCTCCAGACATCAACCGAAGCTGCCATCAAGCAATGTACTGGAGGAGACACAAAGCGTGTTTGCGGCTTTAAGTGGGCCAGCGGTGTCTATGATGGCAAGACAGGTGCCGGTCAGCAGATGAACGTCCTTGCTGCCGTTTCGTCTCTTCTCATGGAGAACACACCTCCTCCTGTCACGGCCAAGACTGGAGGTACCTCCAAGGGTAACCCCAACGCCGGCAATGTCGGAGACGGCAAGATTGATAGGACCTACAAGCCTTTGACCACTGCAGACAGGGCTGGTGCTGGTATCATCACTTTCTTGGTTCTGTCCTTCGCATGCGGCATCTTCGGCTGGATGAGCATGGGCAAATAG